From one Aquicella siphonis genomic stretch:
- the cmk gene encoding (d)CMP kinase codes for MIFRNEPVITIDGASGTGKGTVSQILATRLGWKFLDSGALYRVLALAAQKHSVALDNEKALEVLAEHLDVQFIAQENRVSRIILEGEDVTEVIRTEKVGNAASQIAALPAVRASLLSRQRAFREAPGLVADGRDMGTVVFPDAELKIFLTASPEERALRRYNQLKERGISVTLSDLIKELRERDRRDQERTVAPLKPAEDAVRIDTDRLTIDQVVERILSEIKQKKAFPAISFPMMIEFAEAGIAE; via the coding sequence ATGATATTTCGAAATGAACCCGTGATTACCATTGACGGGGCAAGCGGAACCGGAAAAGGGACTGTCAGCCAGATTCTTGCCACCCGTCTGGGGTGGAAGTTTCTTGACAGCGGCGCCTTGTACAGAGTGCTGGCTCTTGCTGCCCAGAAACATAGTGTCGCGCTGGATAATGAGAAAGCACTGGAAGTGCTGGCGGAACACCTGGATGTGCAATTTATTGCCCAGGAAAACCGTGTTTCCAGGATCATACTGGAAGGTGAAGATGTGACTGAGGTTATTCGTACGGAAAAAGTTGGTAACGCGGCTTCACAAATTGCAGCCCTGCCCGCGGTGCGCGCATCCTTGCTCAGCCGGCAGCGTGCTTTCCGCGAAGCCCCGGGTCTGGTTGCGGATGGCAGGGACATGGGCACGGTGGTGTTCCCGGATGCCGAGCTCAAGATTTTCCTCACCGCAAGCCCGGAGGAGCGGGCCCTGAGGCGTTATAACCAGTTGAAGGAACGGGGGATTAGTGTTACCCTTAGCGACCTTATAAAAGAGCTGCGCGAGCGTGACAGGCGTGATCAGGAACGTACAGTGGCTCCGCTCAAACCGGCAGAAGATGCGGTTCGCATTGATACGGACCGGTTGACTATTGATCAGGTGGTTGAGCGCATCCTGTCAGAGATTAAACAAAAAAAGGCCTTTCCTGCTATCTCATTCCCGATGATGATTGAATTCGCTGAGGCCGGGATAGCAGAGTAA
- the gyrA gene encoding DNA gyrase subunit A, with translation MDNPVAKEVQKVSVETELKKSYLDYAMSVIVGRALPDVRDGLKPVHRRVLFAMHELGNDWNKPYKKSARIVGDVIGKYHPHGDTAVYDTIVRMAQPFSMRYLLVDGQGNFGSIDGDAAAAMRYTEIRMSRFAHALLADIEKETVDFTPNYDENELMPAVLPTRIPHLLVNGSSGIAVGMATNIPPHNLTEIINACLALIDNPEISISEIMEHVPGPDFPTGAIIQGKNGIYEAYHTGRGRVVVRAKTHVETDEKAGKDRIVITELPYQVNKARLVERIAELVKEKKIEGITALRDESDKQGMRVVIELKRGENVDVIQNNLFVQTQMQSVFGINMVALADGQPRVLNIKQLLEAFVQHRREVVTRRTVFDLRKARDRVHILEGLAVALLNIDAMIALIKQAKDPGEAKIRLLERPWQAADTIEILTRAGRHDAITHTTEMYGLSDEGYRLSPEQAQAILEMRLHRLTGLEQDKIIAEHKELKELIRQLTEILQNPARLMQVIREELDTVKTEFGDGRRTEIAATEEGEVLIEDLIPDEEVVVTLSHEGYVKTQLLEVYQAQHRGGRGKSATSMKEEDFMEYLIAARTHDTVLCFTNHGKVYWLKVYQLPQANRASRGRPIVNILPLAEGEKVNAFLPVREYLENRYVVMATSMGSIKKVSLVDFSRPRSSGIIAIALNEGDYLVQADITDGNRDIMLFTDAGKVVRFHESKVRCMGRQAVGVRGVKLQEGQKVVSLIVSREGEILTATENGYGKRTALDEYRVSGRGGQGVISIQVSERNGKVVSAVQVNQEDEVMLISNKGTLVRVPAAEISVIGRNTQGVRLIQLGEGEVLVSLERIANIKGEQKE, from the coding sequence GTGGGTGATGTCATCGGTAAGTATCATCCGCATGGAGATACGGCTGTTTATGACACCATTGTGCGTATGGCGCAGCCTTTTTCCATGCGCTACCTGCTGGTAGACGGTCAGGGTAATTTCGGATCCATTGACGGAGATGCGGCTGCGGCCATGCGCTACACCGAAATACGCATGTCTCGCTTCGCGCATGCCCTCCTGGCGGACATCGAAAAGGAAACCGTTGATTTTACACCAAATTATGATGAAAACGAATTAATGCCGGCAGTGTTGCCTACCCGCATCCCGCATTTGCTGGTGAATGGTTCGTCCGGTATTGCCGTCGGTATGGCGACCAATATTCCTCCACATAATCTGACGGAAATTATCAATGCCTGTCTTGCTCTGATTGATAATCCCGAGATAAGCATCAGCGAAATCATGGAACATGTGCCCGGTCCGGATTTTCCCACCGGCGCAATCATCCAGGGTAAAAACGGCATCTATGAGGCATATCATACCGGCCGCGGCCGTGTGGTAGTCAGGGCCAAAACCCATGTTGAAACAGATGAAAAGGCTGGCAAGGATCGTATTGTCATCACAGAACTGCCTTACCAGGTCAACAAGGCGCGTCTGGTTGAACGCATCGCGGAACTGGTAAAGGAAAAGAAAATTGAAGGCATCACCGCCCTGCGTGATGAATCGGATAAACAAGGCATGCGCGTGGTCATTGAACTCAAGCGCGGCGAAAACGTGGATGTTATCCAGAATAATTTATTTGTCCAGACGCAGATGCAGAGCGTATTTGGCATTAACATGGTTGCTTTGGCCGACGGACAGCCCAGGGTACTGAATATCAAGCAGTTATTGGAGGCGTTTGTACAACACCGGCGCGAAGTGGTCACCCGGCGTACCGTTTTTGATTTGCGCAAGGCGCGTGACAGGGTGCATATCCTGGAAGGTCTCGCGGTGGCCTTGCTGAATATCGATGCCATGATCGCCTTGATCAAGCAGGCAAAAGACCCTGGCGAAGCCAAGATCCGGCTGCTTGAGCGTCCCTGGCAGGCGGCGGATACCATTGAGATTTTAACCCGGGCCGGACGGCATGATGCGATTACCCACACAACGGAAATGTATGGTTTGTCGGATGAGGGTTATCGTCTGTCTCCGGAACAGGCACAGGCTATTCTGGAGATGCGCCTGCACAGGCTGACGGGGTTAGAGCAGGACAAGATCATCGCTGAACATAAAGAACTGAAGGAGTTGATCCGGCAATTGACAGAAATCCTTCAGAACCCCGCGCGTCTCATGCAAGTGATACGCGAAGAACTGGATACAGTGAAAACGGAATTTGGCGACGGCAGAAGAACAGAAATTGCCGCCACTGAGGAAGGGGAAGTCTTGATAGAAGACCTCATTCCGGATGAGGAAGTCGTTGTGACATTGTCACATGAGGGTTATGTGAAAACACAGCTGCTGGAAGTGTATCAGGCCCAGCACCGCGGCGGCCGCGGCAAATCTGCCACTTCCATGAAAGAAGAAGATTTCATGGAGTATTTGATTGCGGCGCGTACTCACGATACGGTTTTGTGTTTTACCAATCATGGCAAAGTCTATTGGCTGAAAGTGTATCAGCTGCCTCAGGCTAACCGCGCCTCGCGCGGGCGTCCTATCGTCAACATCCTGCCTTTGGCGGAAGGTGAAAAAGTCAATGCCTTTCTCCCGGTCCGGGAATACCTTGAAAACCGTTATGTCGTCATGGCGACCTCAATGGGATCCATCAAGAAAGTTTCACTAGTGGATTTCTCTCGTCCGCGTTCATCAGGCATTATCGCCATTGCCCTGAATGAAGGAGATTATCTGGTGCAGGCGGATATCACGGACGGCAATCGTGACATCATGTTGTTTACCGATGCCGGCAAGGTCGTGCGCTTCCACGAGTCGAAAGTGCGCTGCATGGGCCGCCAGGCGGTGGGAGTCAGGGGCGTGAAACTGCAGGAAGGCCAAAAGGTGGTTTCTCTTATTGTTTCGCGAGAGGGAGAGATACTGACGGCGACAGAAAATGGCTATGGCAAGCGCACGGCTCTGGATGAATACCGTGTCAGCGGACGCGGCGGCCAAGGTGTCATTTCCATACAAGTCAGTGAACGTAACGGCAAGGTGGTCAGCGCGGTCCAGGTAAACCAGGAAGACGAAGTCATGCTGATTAGCAACAAGGGTACCCTGGTGCGGGTTCCCGCCGCCGAAATTTCCGTCATAGGCCGTAACACCCAGGGGGTGCGTCTGATTCAACTGGGTGAAGGAGAAGTACTGGTCAGTCTCGAAAGGATTGCGAATATCAAAGGAGAACAAAAGGAATGA